From the genome of Miscanthus floridulus cultivar M001 chromosome 10, ASM1932011v1, whole genome shotgun sequence, one region includes:
- the LOC136486743 gene encoding disease resistance protein RGA5-like, with amino-acid sequence MEGPMLSSSLGAMGSLLWKLRSLLVSPDDQLPEPLKLHKEKLELLKQDLEEINTFLVNLSRVEAPNMMVKHWMNEVRDLSYDIEDYIDKTMHPGPNSSEESRPEPEVEEVSTLVKQAKDAHERHNRYDLGRWASNPRFVVDGGGGQGWVPRFDRDATDLVGIDDSKAEIIKRLNIDAEQRLVICIQGSPGVGKTTLAKQVYREMEGQFECQAFVRASKMPDTRRLLSNIISQILPRHQGPPHGLPVQELIDSLRKHLQQKRYLIVIDGLWETTSWDIVNSAFPDDTNCSKILITTDIEEVALECCDYEADAIFKMEPLGGNHSTELFFNRVFGFKHECSKQLKESSEKIIRTCGGLPLGIISIASILAIQPDNLELWRHVKEALFSRLRYNLTSQVMLGEIVGLSCNSLPRHLKTCLLYLSMYPEGYTFLKADLVKQWSAEGFIIAVEEKKCDEVAECYFDELTCRGLIQPNHTNISDEVTSYTLHSTVFEVIRSMSIEENFSTVIDYSNTISELSVKVRRLSLRFSSAKYATKPESITLSPVRSLIFYGLVECLPSIMEFEVLRVLILDVWGDHDQEELDLSGIDRLFQLRYMRITSNITVKLPARMSGLTYLQTLEIYARVTSVPSDIVHLPRLVHLCVGGQINLCNGIGHMGSLRTLQSFDLSSNPEDNVWQLGGMTGLHDLHVISSTEMSDPLKGKLVAFVSSLEKLGNLKSIILAPAPAPAASCTNISLDFSWRSISPLSIFIQRLELLPPFCIFSRLPVWIGQLRKLSILKIVLREFTTGDVDSIAKLQELTILSLYVRQPTAEQIVFHRAAFPVLKFFKFRCGIMRIAFQPEAMPRLRSLNLEFNAHSGEQNGNMLVGIEHLLNLQEITGRIGAALGAEESDRIAVESVFKDAISKHSRLINFNLRIVGLFDEEWHKKSELDEVAADVEEVSQSNDASSTRKQVFSVPFQAIADLPSSDDGYNWRKYGQKAVKVGEYLRSYYKCTFPTCPVKKKVERSQDGQIFEIVYRGTHNHARWPQKAPQLLQSGDASEHSLGRMSGTSVVTVEGSIADDDVGVGLPRAENAGGDEFDKDQPDSKRRKDDGDGKGISMSGKRTAREERVILRTVSDVDIFDDGYRWRKYGQKVVKGNPHPRSYYKCTTVGCPVRKHVERASDDLRTVITTYEGKHNHDVPAVRGSAELALYNPAAPPADSAVQNLAVDSATQPTVVDQTAQQQMFSGQRTIGFSTAPVRSRATSGSFVLSSGLDNTMGSYMIQQQERQNASMHASRDKE; translated from the exons ATGGAAGGTCCGATGCTCAGTTCTTCGCTGGGCGCTATGGGTTCCCTTCTTTGGAAGCTCCGGTCACTGCTGGTCTCTCCAGATGATCAGCTGCCAGAGCCACTGAAGCTACACAAGGAGAAGCTCGAGCTCCTCAAACAAGATCTCGAAGAAATAAACACCTTCCTCGTGAATCTGTCAAGGGTGGAAGCTCCCAACATGATGGTGAAGCACTGGATGAACGAGGTGCGTGATCTGTCGTACGATATTGAGGATTATATTGACAAGACGATGCACCCCGGCCCCAATTCCAGTGAAGAGTCCCGCCctgagcctgaggtcgaagaagTAAGCACTCTTGTGAAGCAGGCCAAGGACGCCCATGAACGACACAACAGGTACGATCTTGGGCGTTGGGCATCAAATCCTAGATTTGTGGTCGACGGTGGGGGTGGGCAAGGCTGGGTTCCAAGGTTCGACAGGGACGCCACAGATCTTGTTGGTATAGATGATTCCAAGGCTGAAATTATCAAGAGGCTTAACATTGACGCCGAACAGAGGCTAGTAATATGCATACAAGGATCCCCAGGTGTTGGTAAGACTACACTTGCCAAACAAGTGTACCGTGAAATGGAAGGACAGTTCGAGTGTCAAGCTTTTGTTCGAGCCTCAAAGATGCCTGATACAAGGAGGCTTCTCAGTAACATAATCTCCCAAATCCTGCCCCGCCATCAAGGACCCCCTCATGGTCTCCCCGTGCAAGAGCTCATTGACAGCCTAAGAAAACATCTCCAACAGAAGAG GTATCTCATTGTAATTGATGGTTTGTGGGAAACAACATCATGGGATATTGTTAACAGCGCATTTCCTGATGACACTAATTGTAGCAAAATATTAATAACTACAGATATTGAAGAAGTAGCTTTGGAGTGCTGTGATTATGAAGCTGATGCTATTTTTAAGATGGAGCCACTTGGTGGAAATCATTCCACAGAATTGTTCTTCAATAGAGTGTTTGGATTTAAGCACGAGTGCTCTAAACAATTGAAGGAAAGCTCTGAGAAAATTATAAGAACATGTGGTGGTCTGCCACTCGGAATAATTAGCATAGCTAGCATTTTAGCAATCCAACCAGATAACTTAGAGTTGTGGCGCCATGTCAAAGAAGCATTATTTTCCAGATTGAGATATAATCTTACTTCTCAAGTCATGCTGGGAGAAATAGTAGGTCTGAGCTGCAATAGTCTTCCTCGCCATTTGAAGACATGCTTACTATATCTTAGTATGTATCCTGAGGGTTATACATTCTTGAAGGCTGACTTGGTGAAACAATGGAGTGCCGAAGGTTTTATCATTGCAGTAGAAGAGAAAAAATGTGATGAAGTTGCAGAATGCTATTTTGATGAGCTTACCTGCAGGGGACTGATACAACCCAATCATACCAATATCTCAGATGAGGTGACTTCGTATACACTGCACTCCACTGTATTTGAAGTTATTAGGAGCATGTCCATAGAAGAGAACTTCAGCACTGTGATAGACTACTCCAATACCATCTCAGAGCTTTCTGTAAAGGTTCGACGACTATCTCTCAGATTCAGTAGTGCCAAATATGCAACGAAACCAGAAAGCATCACACTATCCCCTGTGCGGTCACTTATCTTTTATGGACTTGTTGAGTGCCTCCCTTCGATTATGGAGTTTGAGGTACTTCGAGTTCTTATTCTTGATGTTTGGGGTGACCATGACCAAGAGGAGTTAGACCTCAGTGGCATCGACAGACTGTTTCAGCTGAGGTACATGCGGATTACATCTAACATCACTGTGAAACTACCAGCCAGGATGAGTGGACTGACATATTTGCAAACACTGGAAATTTATGCAAGAGTAACTTCTGTTCCATCAGATATTGTACATCTCCCTAGATTGGTGCACCTCTGTGTAGGTGGTCAGATAAATCTGTGCAATGGTATTGGTCACATGGGATCTCTACGCACTCTTCAGTCTTTTGACCTCAGCAGTAACCCTGAAGATAATGTATGGCAACTTGGTGGGATGACAGGCCTGCATGATCTTCATGTCATTAGTTCTACAGAAATGTCTGATCCTCTGAAGGGGAAATTGGTAGCTTTCGTTTCTTCCCTTGAGAAACTTGGCAATTTAAAATCTATAATtcttgctcctgctcctgctccagcTGCTTCTTGCACAAACATTTCCTTGGATTTCTCATGGCGGAGCATATCTCCTCTGTCCATCTTCATTCAGAGACTTGAGTTGTTGCCGCCTTTTTGCATCTTTTCAAGACTCCCCGTATGGATTGGACAGCTCCGGAAGCTAAGCATTTTGAAAATTGTTCTTAGGGAATTTACGACAGGTGATGTTGACAGCATCGCCAAGTTACAGGAACTCACCATTCTCTCTCTGTACGTCAGGCAACCAACAGCAGAACAGATTGTCTTCCATCGTGCAGCATTTCCTGTTCTAAAGTTTTTCAAATTCAGATGTGGCATTATGCGCATTGCTTTTCAGCCGGAAGCAATGCCTAGGCTTCGGAGTCTGAATCTTGAATTCAATGCCCACAGTGGAGAGCAAAATGGTAATATGCTTGTCGGCATTGAACACCTGTTAAACCTCCAAGAGATTACTGGCCGAATTGGGGCAGCACTGGGTGCAGAGGAATCCGACAGAATAGCTGTGGAATCTGTGTTCAAGGATGCCATTAGCAAGCATTCAAGACTTATAAACTTCAACCTACGAATTGTGGGTTTGTTTGACGAAGA GTGGCATAAAAAAAGTGAGCTAGACGAGGTAGCTGCAGATGTTGAAGAAGTGTCGCAATCCAACGATGCAAGTTCAACACGAAAACAAGTCTTCAGCGTGCCGTTCCAGGCGATCGCGGATTTGCCGTCGTCGGACGATGGCTACAACTGGCGTAAGTACGGCCAGAAGGCGGTGAAGGTGGGTGAGTACCTGCGCAGCTACTACAAGTGCACCTTCCCGACCTGCCCTgtcaagaagaaggtggagaggtCGCAGGATGGCCAGATCTTCGAGATTGTCTACAGGGGCACGCACAACCACGCGAGGTGGCCGCAGAAGGCGCCGCAGCTGCTGCAGAGCGGTGACGCGTCCGAGCACTCATTGGGCCGAATGTCGGGCACATCCGTCGTGACGGTCGAGGGTTCGATTGCGGACGACGATGTTGGTGTAGGCTTGCCGCGGGCTGAGAATGCTGGCGGTGATGAGTTCGACAAAGACCAGCCGGATTCCAAGAG GAGGAAAGACGACGGTGACGGTAAGGGGATCTCCATGTCTGGCAAGCGGACGGCGCGTGAGGAGAGGGTCATTCTCCGAACCGTGAGCGATGTCGACATCTTTGATGACGGCTATCGGTGGAGGAAGTACGGGCAGAAGGtggtgaagggaaatccacaccCCAG GAGCTACTACAAGTGTACGACGGTAGGGTGCCCGGTCCGCAAGCATGTGGAGCGCGCGTCCGACGACCTGCGCACCGTGATCACCACGTACGAGGGCAAGCACAACCACGACGTGCCCGCCGTGCGCGGCAGCGCCGAACTCGCACTCTACAATCCCGCAGCACCGCCCGCGGACAGCGCCGTTCAGAACCTTGCCGTGGACAGCGCCACGCAGCCGACCGTGGTCGACCAAACGGCACAACAGCAGATGTTCAGCGGCCAGCGCACGATCGGCTTCAGCACCGCgccggtgcggagcagagcgacgAGCGGCAGCTTCGTCCTCTCGTCGGGCTTGGACAACACGATGGGTTCGTATATGATCCAGCAGCAGGAGAGGCAGAACGCCTCGATGCACGCGTCGAGGGACAAGGAGTAG